The genome window ATTCGAGTCCGGTGTACTCCCCCTGCTCGATGATTCCTCCAAATACCACCGCATCGTCTTTCTCCTCACCATCGAGTATGGCACCCAGCTCTTCCCACTCCCCGAACACTCGAGACACCCTGGCTCTGTACTCTCCGTTACCCATAGCGACAACCTGGGCGGCCAGTGGTGCTTCTGTGCCGTCATTCATCGAAGAGTAGCCCTCATAATCGCCCATCACCGCAACCGGATCTTCAGCCGCCACACGTCGGAGTGATTCCTGATCCCACGGGTCTCTTGCCTCGTGCGAGGGGGTTAGTAGCGTAAAGGTGGCGGCAAGGGCAATCATGGAGCGGTGGCTTCTCATTCTCATGGTTGATCATACCTCCTTACTTTGGTTTGCTTCGGGGACGGTCTGAGAATTTCGCAAATAACACATTGTTCGCCACCACAGTCCGGAGGGCACGGTCCGCACTTCGAGAGTGGGTACGGCATCCCATCTGAATCCGGACCTCACGATCGCTCAAAAGATGCGTCAAATGCAACCGCAGAGGGAGTGAAGTCGATTTCTCTGGCAAATTCACACGCCTCTCTGGCCCCGTGCTCACGGTCCATCCCGCTGTCTTCCCATTCCACGGAGAGCGGTCCTGAATATCCCAGGCTGTTGAGTCTACGTATAATTTCTTCGAAATTGATGCTGCCGCGACCCAGGGAGCGAAAATCCCAGCCCCTATTGGGATCACCGAAATTCAGGTGCGATCCGAGAATACTCGTTCTGCCGTTCAGTTGCAGTTCCGCGTCCTTCAGATGAACATGATAAATCCTATCGGGAAATTCCGAGAGAAAGAAGAGAGGGTCGATCATTTGCCAGTGGAAGTGACTCGGATCGAAGTTGAATCCAAAGGATTTGCGGTTCTCCAGGGACTCCAGGGCTCTACGTGCCGTAATTATGTCAAAGGCGATCTCAGTTGGGTGAACTTCCAGGGCGAACCGCACACCACATTCCTCAAATACATCGAGTATAGGATTCCACATCTTCGCGAAAAATGAAAATCCCTCCCCAATCGTGTTCTCCTCCAGAGGGGGAAAAGAGTAGATCAGATGCCAGATGGAAGATCCGGTGAAACCGTTGACCGTCCCGATTCCGAGGTTTTGGGCAGCCTTGGCTGTCTTCTTCATTGTTTCAACGGCCCACTGCCGCTTTTTCTCAGGATCTCCTGCATACGCCTTCGGCGCGAGGGCGTCGGACCGACCGTCGTTGTTCGGGTCACAGACCAACTGTCCCGCAAGATGGTTACTGATGGCATAAAGCTTCAGATTGTTTTCCCTCAGTATTTCGAGTTGCCTTTTGCAGTAATCCACATCCGCTGCTGCCTTTTCCACTTCCAGATGGTCTCCCCAGCATGCCAGTTCCAGACCATCATATCCCCAATCTGCCGCCTTTTTCGCTAACTCCTTCAGCGGTACATCTGCAAACTGCCCCGTGAAAAGGGTTATGGGTCTAGTCATTTGTCGTTCCCCTTTCGTTCACCGTTTGGTTGACTGAAATCTCCGCTCAAAAGGTGAAGCCTTTCGCCGCCTCTTTTCACTTTTCCACTGCGGTCCATTTTTTCTCACTTTTCGAGCTGGCGAGAACGGCCTCAATGAATTGGATGCTCCTGACACCATCCTCAACGGACGGGAAATCAAGGGCAAGTTCGTCAGGTTCCACTCCTTCAAGCTGTGCCAGGAGCGTTTCGGCGAAGTTGCGGTATATATTGGCGAATGCCTCGATGTAACCTTCAGGGTGACCGGATGGAAGGCGTGTGGCTCGAGCCGCTCCTGGACTGATCCGGTGGACATATTCGTTCCCGCGGGACCAAGTTTGTGCGGGTCCGTCGAGCTCCTTGACCTTAAGGTGATCGGGATGTTCCTGGTGCCACTCCACACTCTTCTTTTCGCCATACACCCGAATGGCCAGATCGTTCTCTTCTCCCACGGAAATCTGGCTTGTGTGCAAGACGCCCTTTGCTCCACTGTCGAATCTCAGAAGACAGTTCCCATCATCATCCAATCTGCGGTCTTCCACGAAAGTGGTGAGATCTGCACAGACGTGGGTAATCTTGAGTCCAGTAA of Candidatus Neomarinimicrobiota bacterium contains these proteins:
- a CDS encoding sugar phosphate isomerase/epimerase; translation: MTRPITLFTGQFADVPLKELAKKAADWGYDGLELACWGDHLEVEKAAADVDYCKRQLEILRENNLKLYAISNHLAGQLVCDPNNDGRSDALAPKAYAGDPEKKRQWAVETMKKTAKAAQNLGIGTVNGFTGSSIWHLIYSFPPLEENTIGEGFSFFAKMWNPILDVFEECGVRFALEVHPTEIAFDIITARRALESLENRKSFGFNFDPSHFHWQMIDPLFFLSEFPDRIYHVHLKDAELQLNGRTSILGSHLNFGDPNRGWDFRSLGRGSINFEEIIRRLNSLGYSGPLSVEWEDSGMDREHGAREACEFAREIDFTPSAVAFDASFERS